The proteins below come from a single Esox lucius isolate fEsoLuc1 chromosome 7, fEsoLuc1.pri, whole genome shotgun sequence genomic window:
- the LOC105009213 gene encoding olfactory receptor 4S1-like encodes MTSLFNSSQEIVFVLHGLNVTQENRHIYFVFILILYLFTIFLNLTLIFTIFLEKMLHNPMYFFLCNLCINGIIGASSFYPKILYDVLIDSHVITYIGCMTQIFVIFLYVHCEFTNLTVMAYDRYVAICKPLHYHSIMTIRKVWTLILLTWFLSWMECSIGCVLLAQLPLCGVDIDKLYCSSWPVVKLSCVDTSQNNLFGLILTFLNFSQAIIILISYVNIVKASLRSQAGMKKFMQTCLPHMITLANCSISVFFDSMYAHYGSNNSLLALRNFMAVEYLVVPPLVNPIIYGMNLSQIRKRVGQIFKR; translated from the coding sequence ATGACATCTCTGTTCAACTCCTCCCAGGAGATAGTGTTTGTGCTGCATGGACTGAACGTGACGCAGGAAAACAGACACATCTACTTTGTGTTTATTCTCATCCTTTATCTCTTCACCATTTTTCTGAATCTAACATTGATCTTTACAATATTTCTTGAAAAAATGTTGCACAACCCAATGTATTTCTTTCTCTGTAATCTGTGTATTAATGGGATTATTGGTGCTTCATCTTTCTACCCAAAGATACTTTATGATGTTTTAATTGACTCTCATGTGATAACATACATTGGGTGCATGACTCAGATATTTGTCATCTTTTTATATGTTCATTGTGAATTCACCAACTTGACTGTGATGGCTTATGACCGATATGTTGCCATCTGCAAGCCACTACACTACCACTCAATTATGACTATTagaaaagtttggacactgaTTCTTCTAACATGGTTTTTGTCATGGATGGAATGCAGTATTGGGTGTGTACTATTAGCTCAGTTACCCCTCTGTGGTGTTGACATTGATAAACTCTACTGCTCAAGCTGGCCGGTGGTGAAGCTCTCCTGTGTTGACACCAGTCAGAACAACCTCTTTGGTTTAATTCTAACTTTTTTAAATTTCTCTCAAGCAATAATTATCCTTATTTCCTATGTGAACATTGTCAAAGCATCTTTACGTTCCCAGGCAGGGATGAAAAAGTTCATGCAGACCTGCCTGCCTCATATGATCACATTGGCAAACTGTTCAATATCTGTCTTCTTTGATTCAATGTACGCTCACTACGGAAGCAACAACAGCCTGCTGGCCCTGAGGAATTTCATGGCTGTGGAATACCTGGTTGTTCCTCCTCTGGTGAATCCTATCATATATGGGATGAACCTCAGTCAGATTCGGAAAAGAGTTGGACAGATTTTCAAGCGTTAA
- the LOC105009215 gene encoding olfactory receptor 4S1-like — protein MTSLFNSSQEIVFVLHGLNVTQTNRHIYFVFILILYLFIIFMNLTLIFIIVLEKMLHDPMYLFICNLCINGIIGASSFYPKILYDFLFDSHLITYIGCMTQIFVIFLYVYCEFTNLSVMAYDRYVAICKPLHYHSMMTIRKAWTLLFLTWLLSWFVCSIGCVLLARLPLCGVDIDKLYCSSWAVVKLSCVDTTLNNLYGLILMISHFSQVILILISYVNIIKASLRSRVQRRKFMQTCLPHLITLVNFTISLLFDVIYSRFGSNTSLLALRNIMAVEFLVLPPLLNPITYGMNLSQIRNIVKEMFNRKVADLS, from the coding sequence ATGACATCCCTGTTCAACTCCTCCCAGGAGATAGTTTTTGTGCTCCACGGACTGAAtgtgacacagacaaacagacacatctacTTTGTATTTATTCTGATCCTTTATCTCTTTATAATTTTTATGAATCTAACACTGATCTTTATCATTGTTCTAGAGAAAATGTTGCATGacccaatgtatttattcatctgTAATCTGTGTATTAATGGTATCATTGGGGCATCATCTTTTTACCCAAAGATACTTTATGACTTTTTGTTTGACTCTCATTTGATAACCTACATTGGGTGCATGACTCAGATATTTGTCATTTTCTTATATGTTTATTGTGAATTCACAAACTTGTCAGTAATGGCTTATGACAGATATGTTGCCATCTGCAAGCCACTCCActaccattcaatgatgactATTAGAAAAGCATGGACACTGCTTTTTCTAACATGGCTTTTGTCATGGTTCGTATGTAGCATTGGGTGTGTACTATTAGCTAGGTTACCCCTCTGTGGTGTTGACATTGATAAACTCTACTGCTCAAGCTGGGCAGTTGTGAAGCTCTCATGTGTTGACACCACTCTGAACAACCTCTATGGCTTGATTCTAATGATATCACACTTTTCTCAAGTGATACTTATTCTAATTTCCTATGTAAACATCATCAAAGCATCTTTGCGTTCGCGGGTACAGAGGAGGAAGTTCATGCAGACCTGTCTGCCTCATCTGATCACCCTGGTAAACTTCACTATATCTTTATTATTTGACGTGATATACTCTCGCTTCGGCAGCAACACCAGTCTGTTGGCCCTGAGGAATATCATGGCTGTTGAGTTTCTAGTTTTGCCTCCTCTGCTAAATCCTATCACATATGGGATGAACCTCAGTCAGATTCGGAATATAGTTAAAGAGATGTTCAACCGTAAAGTTGCTGATCTAAGCTAG